Proteins encoded within one genomic window of Phormidium ambiguum IAM M-71:
- a CDS encoding tetratricopeptide repeat protein has translation MKQLWLCLISISVFLASNAPLLQAQSASVKNSGESVPVNADFNYYLNLCNLLINQQKYAEALAICDRTINMKKKDAVLWAMRSEILFNLERHEEAIASALAALQLRKNFSFALLQQCRSESALGNYEKAIATCEKALQINKDWGKLSPAVAWYNKALALELSKQFTPALAAYEQALKLQPNYSLALASQCRVLSTTAEYNLAISTCNKALEINQNWENSSSAQVWYLLGLNFQRWGKYEIVRSSCPPPSNVSAEIATIQTNECIKKIRLDRLQSAIDAYEKAVALNPKDAKAWTQQAALLTELNRYTQSKIALEAALKLSPNYSFALATQCATLNKLGNYQAALAACDSALQGDGRWDENGLAYPLVQRSQALSGLGQHEEALATVERALSLESDLIQAWNTQSVIFWQMQKYPEALQANDRLLKIAPNFFSAWFNRGGILRAMKQNESAVQAYDRALASDITLVSANTLADVWVNRSTALWDLGKYEEAINSTTAAIGLNPNSVIAWFNRGVLLDTLKRYPEAAIAYEKAALLDPKQDQIWFALGVVLLRLNRNQDALIAFEEALKINPNNASAKQNRDSLL, from the coding sequence ATGAAACAACTTTGGTTATGTTTAATCTCAATTAGTGTCTTTTTGGCTAGCAATGCGCCACTTCTACAGGCGCAATCTGCATCTGTGAAAAATTCGGGTGAATCTGTGCCAGTCAATGCTGATTTTAATTATTATTTAAATTTGTGTAATTTGTTGATTAATCAGCAAAAATATGCAGAGGCTTTAGCAATTTGCGATCGCACCATAAATATGAAAAAAAAGGATGCCGTTTTATGGGCGATGCGAAGCGAAATTTTATTTAATTTAGAACGACATGAAGAAGCGATCGCATCAGCATTAGCAGCTTTACAACTACGGAAAAATTTTTCTTTCGCCTTGCTACAACAATGTCGATCGGAATCAGCATTAGGCAACTACGAAAAAGCGATCGCCACCTGCGAAAAAGCTTTACAAATTAACAAAGATTGGGGCAAATTATCTCCGGCTGTCGCTTGGTACAATAAAGCATTAGCACTGGAACTGAGCAAACAATTTACCCCAGCATTAGCCGCTTATGAACAAGCATTAAAATTACAGCCTAATTATTCCCTTGCTTTAGCTAGCCAATGTCGAGTACTTTCGACAACAGCAGAATACAATTTAGCAATTTCCACTTGTAATAAAGCCTTGGAAATTAATCAAAATTGGGAAAATAGTTCTTCCGCCCAAGTTTGGTATTTGCTAGGTTTAAACTTCCAACGCTGGGGAAAATACGAAATCGTTCGATCGAGTTGTCCTCCGCCGTCAAATGTCTCAGCAGAAATTGCCACAATTCAAACTAATGAATGTATCAAAAAAATTCGCCTAGACAGATTACAATCAGCAATTGATGCTTATGAAAAAGCAGTAGCCCTTAATCCCAAAGATGCAAAAGCTTGGACACAACAAGCAGCATTATTAACTGAATTAAACCGATATACGCAAAGCAAAATTGCCTTAGAAGCAGCACTAAAACTTAGTCCTAATTACTCTTTTGCATTAGCTACGCAATGCGCTACTTTGAACAAATTAGGTAATTATCAAGCCGCACTCGCTGCTTGTGACAGTGCTTTGCAAGGCGACGGTAGATGGGATGAAAATGGTTTAGCTTACCCTTTAGTACAGCGATCGCAAGCACTTTCTGGATTAGGACAACATGAAGAAGCCTTAGCTACAGTAGAACGAGCATTAAGTCTTGAATCCGATTTGATCCAAGCTTGGAATACCCAAAGCGTAATCTTTTGGCAGATGCAAAAATATCCAGAAGCATTACAAGCAAACGATCGCCTTTTAAAAATCGCACCCAACTTTTTTTCCGCTTGGTTTAATCGCGGCGGCATTTTGCGCGCCATGAAACAGAATGAAAGCGCAGTGCAAGCTTACGATCGCGCCCTGGCTAGCGATATTACCTTAGTATCAGCAAATACCCTAGCAGATGTTTGGGTCAACCGCAGCACTGCCTTATGGGATTTAGGAAAATACGAAGAGGCAATCAATTCCACAACTGCTGCTATTGGTCTTAATCCAAATTCTGTCATTGCTTGGTTTAATCGTGGTGTACTATTAGACACTTTAAAACGTTACCCAGAAGCAGCGATCGCTTATGAAAAAGCTGCCCTTCTCGATCCAAAACAAGATCAAATTTGGTTTGCTTTGGGAGTAGTATTATTACGTCTAAATCGGAACCAGGATGCTTTAATAGCTTTTGAAGAAGCCTTAAAAATTAATCCAAACAATGCAAGTGCAAAACAGAATCGAGATTCATTACTTTAG
- a CDS encoding DUF3592 domain-containing protein, whose translation MDQLLGQLFVSCILIALEVALLWYSLRSAKKSMEASNWPSAIGTITKLSLRENSGGDGGTYKVEVEYRYSVMGQTYTSSRLAFGYDLYSNNMRKHQNIFHKLEYVQSVKVRYNPQNPAISTLSFGIHKSIRLMLIIAVGLPIMILTSQLHLIVNSDVTSFISKLSSRSWIVILIWMLFQPDKVLLNNIEVISHKS comes from the coding sequence ATGGATCAACTATTGGGTCAATTATTTGTTTCGTGCATCTTAATCGCACTTGAGGTTGCTTTACTTTGGTATAGTTTAAGATCTGCTAAAAAATCAATGGAAGCATCTAATTGGCCTTCTGCAATAGGTACGATTACCAAATTATCTCTTCGGGAAAACTCAGGTGGTGATGGCGGAACTTATAAGGTAGAAGTTGAGTATCGCTATTCTGTTATGGGTCAAACATATACCAGTTCCCGATTAGCTTTTGGCTATGATTTGTATAGTAATAACATGAGAAAACATCAAAACATTTTCCATAAATTAGAATATGTTCAATCAGTAAAAGTTCGATACAATCCACAAAATCCGGCAATATCTACTCTTTCATTTGGAATTCATAAGTCAATAAGATTGATGTTGATTATTGCTGTTGGATTGCCAATAATGATTCTGACTTCACAATTACATTTGATTGTAAACTCTGACGTGACTTCTTTTATTTCCAAGTTAAGTTCTAGAAGTTGGATCGTGATTTTGATATGGATGCTATTTCAACCAGACAAAGTTCTCCTTAATAATATTGAAGTGATTTCCCACAAGTCTTAA